One Tolypothrix bouteillei VB521301 DNA window includes the following coding sequences:
- a CDS encoding type II toxin-antitoxin system RelE/ParE family toxin: MKQYNVIFSPRAEQQLDDLYTYIADRGGEERAERYVNGIIGFCQSLTTFPERGTKRDDFRPNLRTIGYAKRVTIAFSVKPDRVTIHGVFYGGQDFEAVMQDEEL, translated from the coding sequence ATGAAACAATACAACGTCATCTTCTCGCCACGGGCAGAGCAGCAACTTGACGATCTCTACACCTATATTGCCGACCGTGGCGGGGAGGAACGGGCAGAGCGTTACGTCAATGGCATCATTGGCTTTTGCCAGAGCCTTACCACCTTCCCGGAACGCGGTACTAAACGCGATGATTTCCGACCGAATTTGCGGACTATCGGGTATGCCAAACGGGTAACAATCGCTTTTTCCGTGAAACCTGACCGCGTAACCATCCACGGGGTGTTTTATGGGGGACAGGATTTTGAAGCTGTCATGCAGGACGAGGAGTTATAA
- a CDS encoding ribbon-helix-helix domain-containing protein, which translates to MPHDMLEMVRAKVTSGEYATESEVIRDGLRTLQARDAAMEKWLREEVVKSYDECEADETLGVPAEQVMARIRSRYRKRTTAE; encoded by the coding sequence TTGCCTCATGACATGCTGGAAATGGTTAGGGCTAAAGTCACCTCTGGCGAGTATGCAACAGAAAGTGAAGTTATCCGCGATGGTCTGCGGACGCTCCAGGCGCGTGACGCTGCTATGGAGAAGTGGCTGCGGGAAGAAGTCGTCAAAAGTTATGACGAATGTGAAGCTGATGAAACATTAGGTGTCCCCGCAGAACAGGTTATGGCGCGTATCCGCTCCCGGTACCGTAAGCGGACAACAGCAGAGTAA
- a CDS encoding zinc-ribbon domain-containing protein has translation MTFVEYGKKEPLTPVQNDIFRTNCGQKNPANSNFCFKCGSQLIKF, from the coding sequence ATGACTTTTGTCGAATATGGAAAAAAAGAACCTCTAACTCCAGTTCAAAATGATATTTTCCGTACTAATTGCGGTCAAAAAAATCCAGCTAATTCCAATTTCTGTTTCAAATGTGGGTCGCAATTAATTAAATTTTGA
- a CDS encoding pentapeptide repeat-containing protein gives MRINAEELLRRYATGERDFADIKFSARLLDGEDLREINLSGADLIRVDLSGTNLRNANLSGARLICANLTAANLEGANLFGADLSGADCIGTNFRDADLSETILSGTDFTGADLYGVEMDNDSLHYSSGQKRNFARQENLSFLLKITPILIGADLLSLGDDQDSYMVLKIP, from the coding sequence ATGAGAATAAATGCTGAGGAGTTGCTCAGACGTTATGCTACTGGAGAAAGAGATTTTGCAGATATCAAGTTTTCTGCAAGGCTTTTGGATGGAGAAGATTTGCGGGAAATCAACTTGAGTGGAGCAGATTTGATTAGAGTCGATTTGAGTGGCACGAACCTTAGGAATGCTAACCTGAGTGGAGCTAGACTGATTTGTGCCAACCTGACTGCTGCTAATCTCGAAGGCGCTAATTTGTTTGGGGCTGACTTGAGTGGTGCTGATTGCATAGGAACTAACTTCAGAGATGCCGACCTTAGCGAAACTATTTTGAGTGGTACCGATTTCACTGGAGCTGATTTATATGGGGTAGAAATGGATAACGACTCTTTGCATTATTCTTCAGGGCAAAAAAGAAACTTTGCTCGGCAAGAAAACCTATCATTCCTTCTGAAGATAACTCCAATACTAATTGGTGCCGATCTACTAAGTTTGGGTGATGACCAAGACTCTTATATGGTATTGAAAATACCTTGA
- a CDS encoding FAD-binding protein, whose amino-acid sequence MKNNASRRKILQGLIASTVVVGFDPVNRSWVTPADAAHSFINLPHLDGVLYTDDATRASASDDFGHLIHRYPKAVLKPGSIHDIVNIIKFARTHSLKVAARGQGHSCYGQAQVEGGVVIDTSTLNKIHDINAERAIVEAGVRWSELLEATLPQQLTPPVFTDYLELSVGGTLSVGGIGGATHRYGVQVDNVLELQVITGKGDLLTCSPTQNRDLFETVLAGLGQCGIIVRATIRPIEAERNARVFLLDYDDLAAFTHDQRLLIKDERFNYVEGQIVSDPNGGWRYLLEAASFYTPPNEPDNASLLASLNYTQGTAQIEDKTYFDFLNRLAPTVAFLQSIGVWSNPHPWINLFVSGTSVEQYISEVVSTLTLADTGNSPILLYPVKTDRFTRPLFKVPNEQIVFLFAILRTAPSGDDTAIARMLDDNRRLFERNRNLGGTHYPVNAIAFSQEDWQQHFGSVWSRLVNAKRRYDPDNVLTPGQGIFNTI is encoded by the coding sequence ATGAAAAATAATGCTTCGCGTCGCAAGATTTTACAAGGTTTGATTGCTAGTACTGTTGTCGTTGGGTTCGATCCAGTTAATCGTTCGTGGGTCACACCTGCCGACGCAGCACACTCGTTTATCAATTTACCGCATTTAGATGGAGTCCTTTACACTGACGATGCCACACGCGCAAGTGCAAGTGATGATTTTGGTCATTTAATACATCGTTACCCAAAAGCCGTACTTAAACCAGGTTCGATTCATGATATCGTCAACATTATCAAATTTGCTCGTACTCACAGCCTGAAGGTTGCCGCACGCGGTCAGGGTCACAGCTGCTATGGTCAAGCACAAGTCGAGGGTGGTGTGGTCATTGATACAAGCACGCTCAATAAAATCCATGACATTAATGCAGAGCGGGCGATTGTGGAAGCTGGGGTGCGGTGGAGCGAACTATTGGAAGCAACACTGCCACAACAATTGACACCGCCTGTCTTTACAGATTACTTAGAACTGTCTGTTGGAGGTACGTTATCAGTTGGTGGGATCGGTGGTGCAACTCACCGTTATGGCGTGCAAGTTGATAATGTTTTGGAACTTCAGGTTATAACTGGTAAGGGCGATCTCTTAACTTGTTCTCCGACTCAAAATCGAGATTTATTTGAAACGGTCTTAGCAGGTTTGGGACAGTGTGGAATTATAGTCAGGGCAACAATCCGACCGATCGAAGCCGAACGTAATGCCCGTGTATTTCTCCTAGATTATGACGATTTGGCAGCTTTTACTCACGACCAACGCTTACTGATTAAAGATGAACGATTCAATTACGTAGAAGGTCAGATTGTCAGCGATCCTAATGGTGGATGGCGTTATCTGTTAGAGGCAGCTAGCTTTTATACACCACCCAATGAGCCAGATAATGCAAGCCTGTTGGCTTCTTTAAATTACACTCAAGGTACCGCACAAATTGAAGACAAAACTTATTTCGACTTCCTCAATCGCTTAGCTCCTACTGTTGCTTTCCTTCAATCCATTGGTGTCTGGTCTAACCCTCATCCTTGGATTAACTTGTTTGTATCGGGAACATCTGTGGAGCAATATATTAGTGAGGTTGTTTCCACTTTGACATTAGCCGATACGGGAAATAGTCCAATTCTGTTGTATCCTGTCAAAACAGACCGTTTCACACGGCCATTGTTCAAGGTACCCAACGAGCAAATCGTGTTTCTCTTTGCGATTTTACGAACTGCACCATCAGGTGATGATACTGCGATCGCACGTATGCTTGATGACAACCGGAGATTGTTTGAGCGTAACCGCAACCTTGGTGGTACTCACTATCCCGTTAACGCTATAGCATTCTCTCAAGAAGATTGGCAGCAGCATTTTGGTTCGGTCTGGAGCAGATTGGTAAATGCCAAGCGACGTTACGATCCCGATAACGTACTCACCCCCGGTCAAGGTATTTTCAATACCATATAA
- a CDS encoding flavin monoamine oxidase family protein has product MDANTIKEQLQLINSQSEKKHITILGAGIAGLVAAYELERLGHTVEILEGSPRIGGRVWTHRFGNEPDAPYAELGAMRIPGDHELTLHYVQEMGLSDKLCKFMTVFEESNAKMNIDGKVIRMKDAPRTLQQTEGGLLTDTRYSEQTRNFAAWLKTIINTIAPGNLRSDFERDLQSHLMDELERLDLNPYFSEDGETIDLHSFLTQNKSFRAKCSQGLDIFLGDIMTETSHDLLQLKGGMDQLIQRLATSIKADIKCNAEVVALRVEKDHTQITWKQNGQLHTSNCDYVLCTIPFSILRKMELSGFDEQKLDSIHNTVYCPGTKVAFHTKEAFWQQEGIKGGASFSGEGVRQTYYPSVKFNPERGSVMLASYTIGDDADRMGKMSELERFDYVQNTVSKLHPELNVPGTIVDKASIAWGEYKWSAGGCTIHWDDSESNYLAAQRPQNTLFFAGEHCSRFPAWLQGSIESSLEAVRDIVKHEQVTKSTAVNTISRTNRQLVTV; this is encoded by the coding sequence ATGGACGCTAACACGATTAAAGAACAACTCCAACTCATCAACAGCCAATCCGAGAAAAAGCACATTACAATTTTAGGCGCAGGAATTGCAGGTTTGGTAGCCGCTTACGAACTCGAACGCTTGGGTCATACAGTTGAGATATTGGAAGGTAGCCCTCGCATTGGCGGACGGGTGTGGACGCACCGCTTCGGTAATGAACCCGATGCACCTTACGCCGAACTCGGAGCAATGCGTATTCCTGGCGACCACGAACTGACATTACATTACGTTCAAGAAATGGGACTGAGTGACAAGCTGTGCAAGTTTATGACCGTGTTTGAAGAAAGCAATGCCAAAATGAATATTGATGGCAAAGTTATCCGCATGAAAGATGCACCCCGCACCTTGCAACAAACGGAAGGTGGTCTGTTGACTGACACGCGCTACAGCGAACAAACTCGCAATTTTGCCGCTTGGCTCAAAACCATTATTAATACCATCGCTCCTGGCAATCTCCGTTCTGATTTTGAGCGCGATTTACAATCTCACTTAATGGATGAGTTAGAGCGCTTGGATTTAAATCCTTACTTCAGCGAAGATGGTGAAACCATAGATTTGCACTCATTCCTGACTCAAAATAAGAGTTTCCGCGCCAAGTGTTCCCAAGGGTTGGATATCTTCCTTGGTGACATCATGACCGAAACCAGCCACGACCTGTTGCAACTTAAAGGTGGAATGGATCAATTAATCCAACGCTTGGCAACTTCAATCAAAGCAGATATTAAGTGCAATGCTGAAGTGGTAGCGCTGCGAGTAGAAAAAGACCATACCCAAATTACTTGGAAGCAAAACGGTCAATTGCACACCAGCAACTGTGACTACGTATTATGCACCATTCCCTTCTCCATACTCCGCAAAATGGAATTGAGCGGTTTTGACGAGCAAAAGTTAGACTCCATCCACAACACAGTTTACTGTCCCGGAACGAAAGTGGCATTTCATACCAAGGAAGCTTTCTGGCAACAAGAAGGTATCAAAGGTGGAGCTTCCTTCAGTGGTGAAGGCGTGCGCCAAACCTACTACCCCTCAGTTAAGTTTAACCCAGAGCGTGGAAGCGTCATGTTAGCAAGCTATACCATCGGTGATGATGCCGATCGCATGGGCAAAATGTCAGAGCTTGAGCGTTTTGATTACGTGCAAAACACAGTCAGCAAACTTCACCCCGAACTGAATGTACCCGGTACAATTGTGGACAAAGCATCCATTGCTTGGGGTGAGTATAAGTGGAGTGCAGGCGGATGCACCATTCACTGGGATGATAGCGAATCCAATTACTTAGCAGCACAAAGACCCCAAAACACCCTGTTCTTTGCAGGCGAACATTGCTCTAGATTCCCCGCATGGCTGCAAGGTTCTATTGAGTCTTCTCTCGAAGCTGTTCGCGACATTGTCAAGCACGAGCAAGTTACAAAGTCCACTGCTGTTAACACTATTTCTCGCACCAACCGTCAGTTGGTAACAGTTTGA
- a CDS encoding pentapeptide repeat-containing protein, whose amino-acid sequence MVLVMTPEELVGRYLQGERNFQGIKLLQSPSDVEGNEIDLRGLCLQEINLSGACLKKVNFTEADLTRANLFGAVLEQACLKRAVIRNANLYSANLRWCNLTEADLRGSVL is encoded by the coding sequence ATGGTTTTGGTAATGACTCCAGAAGAATTGGTTGGACGCTATCTCCAAGGGGAGCGTAACTTCCAAGGAATTAAGTTGCTCCAATCCCCTTCGGATGTTGAAGGGAACGAAATCGACCTTCGAGGGCTGTGTTTGCAGGAAATTAATTTGAGTGGAGCTTGTTTGAAGAAGGTGAATTTTACTGAAGCAGACCTGACCAGAGCCAATTTGTTTGGAGCCGTTTTGGAACAAGCTTGCTTGAAACGCGCTGTCATCAGGAATGCCAATTTGTATTCTGCTAATTTGCGTTGGTGCAATTTGACCGAAGCCGATTTGAGAGGAAGTGTCCTCTGA
- a CDS encoding cytochrome P450 produces MLQNILTATTPVGKTNRGHMRAMQEDMIGYLEHLAGQGNFLRIPLGFLGSAYFVNSPDLVQEILLKQSKKFQKPFTVKYTAKEFFGENLFTSDGELWQALRATIQPVFHAQRINVYADIMLNYTRAMTSQWQPGQVLDIPKAMMDLTLGITTKVLFGRDLRDEVSGQAIIRFVDLFSERISGFPIPAWLPIPSNWELKRLMVGSRRYFSPLIAERRQSSEKHDDVLSVLIQAQATDTTGLLTDRQIYNEVTNLFAAGYEVTAHTLAFTLYLISQHPEVEARLFEEIDRVLGQRAIATSDLEQMPYLEMVLKESMRLLPVTTVVPRQAVENVVLQGYTLPKNSVVLIAPWTLHRNREYFPNPLEFNPERFHRERQDAIPKFAYLPFSGGPRICIGNAFAMMQMRINLATILQNYRLTVAPGYQFETFYRFNTRPKNGLPMIVEAR; encoded by the coding sequence ATGCTTCAAAACATCTTAACTGCTACAACTCCAGTCGGTAAAACCAATCGCGGACATATGCGAGCCATGCAAGAGGATATGATTGGATACCTCGAGCATTTGGCGGGACAAGGCAACTTCCTTCGCATTCCTCTAGGATTTCTTGGTTCAGCTTATTTTGTCAATAGCCCTGACTTGGTGCAAGAAATTCTGCTCAAGCAATCCAAGAAATTTCAAAAACCTTTTACCGTAAAATATACAGCGAAGGAGTTTTTTGGAGAAAATCTCTTTACCAGTGATGGAGAATTGTGGCAAGCATTACGCGCTACCATTCAGCCCGTGTTTCACGCACAACGCATCAACGTCTATGCGGATATCATGCTTAATTACACTAGGGCTATGACGTCTCAATGGCAACCAGGTCAAGTGCTTGACATTCCCAAAGCCATGATGGATCTGACCTTAGGTATTACAACTAAAGTTTTATTTGGTCGGGATTTGCGTGATGAAGTATCAGGTCAGGCAATTATCCGCTTCGTCGATCTCTTCTCCGAGCGCATTAGTGGATTTCCGATACCTGCTTGGTTGCCAATTCCCAGCAATTGGGAATTGAAACGACTGATGGTGGGAAGCCGTCGCTATTTCAGCCCATTAATTGCAGAACGCCGTCAATCGTCTGAAAAGCACGATGACGTTTTATCTGTGCTCATTCAGGCTCAAGCTACAGATACGACAGGGCTTCTTACCGATCGCCAAATTTACAACGAAGTCACGAACTTATTTGCTGCAGGTTATGAAGTAACAGCGCATACGTTGGCTTTTACTTTATATCTTATCTCCCAACATCCAGAAGTGGAAGCACGATTGTTTGAAGAGATTGACAGAGTTTTGGGTCAAAGAGCGATTGCAACATCTGACTTAGAGCAAATGCCATACTTGGAAATGGTGTTGAAAGAATCCATGCGCTTGTTACCCGTAACAACTGTGGTACCCCGTCAAGCAGTGGAAAATGTTGTGCTCCAAGGTTATACCCTTCCTAAAAACAGTGTTGTCCTGATTGCACCTTGGACGTTACATCGCAACCGGGAGTACTTCCCCAACCCACTTGAGTTCAATCCAGAAAGGTTCCATCGCGAACGCCAAGACGCAATTCCCAAATTTGCCTACCTTCCTTTCTCAGGTGGTCCCCGCATCTGTATTGGCAATGCATTTGCGATGATGCAAATGCGAATCAATTTAGCAACAATTTTGCAAAATTATCGACTTACAGTCGCCCCCGGATATCAATTCGAGACATTTTACAGATTCAATACTCGTCCCAAAAATGGATTACCTATGATTGTAGAAGCCCGATGA
- a CDS encoding glycerate kinase — protein MSNTVRTHNIHFVLAPDSLKGSLSAIAACAAMKLGIHRAMGKIPYQISAVPLADGGEGTVEAFILGIGGEERIETASNPLGDPVQAKWGVLQNGQAVIEMAQASGLTLVPQSDRRPKEASSYGTGQLIRAALDVGCRNLLIGIGGSATTDGGAGALQALGVRLLDADGQELPRGGFALHRLAKIDLTDLDVRLQDTQITVLSDVDNPLCGENGAAYIYGPQKGATPTDVKGLDAALEHFAKIAAATTGRDCKTVKGAGAAGGMGFGLMTFLNAQLKAGIDVVLEATQITQKLETADLVLTAEGSIDVQTLRGKALSGVARVAGAAKNGKGVPVIAFGGTVRLTSDELQKLGILVSFPLPDAPLPLGECIQRAEELLANATERAIRLWLCGFTSSGFYNHR, from the coding sequence TTGAGCAATACTGTTCGCACTCACAATATCCATTTTGTTCTCGCCCCTGATTCTTTAAAAGGTTCGTTATCTGCAATTGCTGCGTGTGCAGCAATGAAGCTTGGAATACACAGAGCAATGGGAAAAATTCCATACCAGATTAGTGCAGTACCCCTTGCTGATGGAGGTGAGGGAACGGTTGAAGCCTTTATTTTGGGTATCGGTGGAGAGGAACGCATCGAAACTGCAAGCAATCCTTTGGGAGATCCAGTCCAAGCTAAATGGGGCGTGCTGCAAAATGGACAAGCAGTGATTGAAATGGCTCAAGCCTCTGGACTAACACTTGTTCCTCAAAGCGATCGCCGTCCCAAGGAGGCTTCATCTTACGGTACCGGACAACTAATTCGGGCTGCATTAGACGTTGGTTGTCGCAATCTCTTAATTGGTATTGGCGGTTCTGCAACAACTGATGGCGGTGCAGGAGCGTTGCAAGCACTGGGGGTACGCTTGCTTGATGCGGACGGTCAAGAATTACCAAGAGGGGGATTTGCTCTGCATCGATTGGCAAAGATCGATCTGACAGATTTGGATGTACGACTTCAAGACACTCAAATTACCGTTCTATCTGATGTAGATAATCCGCTTTGCGGAGAGAATGGTGCAGCATATATCTACGGACCTCAAAAAGGGGCGACACCAACTGATGTGAAAGGACTGGATGCTGCTTTGGAGCATTTTGCCAAAATCGCTGCTGCTACAACTGGAAGGGATTGCAAAACTGTCAAAGGTGCAGGTGCTGCTGGGGGTATGGGTTTTGGGTTAATGACTTTTTTGAACGCACAACTAAAAGCTGGTATTGACGTAGTGCTGGAAGCAACACAAATAACGCAAAAACTAGAAACTGCTGACCTAGTACTGACAGCAGAAGGCTCAATTGATGTCCAAACTTTACGTGGTAAAGCTCTGTCTGGCGTGGCGCGGGTAGCGGGTGCTGCGAAAAACGGTAAAGGTGTTCCAGTTATAGCGTTCGGTGGGACGGTACGCTTAACAAGCGATGAATTGCAAAAATTAGGAATACTCGTTTCTTTCCCTCTACCTGATGCACCGCTTCCTCTTGGAGAATGCATACAACGGGCGGAAGAACTATTAGCTAATGCGACAGAGCGAGCGATCCGGTTGTGGTTGTGTGGTTTCACGTCATCGGGCTTCTACAATCATAGGTAA
- a CDS encoding HAD family hydrolase: MLQRFIDNFDAILLDMGNTFMFEVDRFSDMENFGSTYQQIGGKFLSEEAVNVIIRKICNTMFADYGNPRYYENFSSVASYLKTIIQTQDLPRDEIGLLEQVFAIHEAGVISEPYISILHQLRQTHQLGVVSNIWSTSELYRKEFERVGIAHLFDAIVFSSDYGCIKPSPRLFEKAVELLAVEPSKIVFVGDSLKYDIAGAQAVGLSTVWINRYSKDLNESSVCPDFTIEHLQELLENHWRQT, from the coding sequence ATGCTGCAAAGATTTATTGATAATTTTGACGCCATTCTTCTTGACATGGGGAACACTTTTATGTTCGAAGTGGATCGATTTTCCGATATGGAAAATTTCGGTTCAACCTATCAGCAGATTGGGGGCAAATTTCTGTCAGAAGAGGCAGTCAATGTTATTATAAGAAAAATTTGCAACACCATGTTTGCAGATTACGGAAATCCTCGCTACTATGAAAATTTTTCTTCCGTTGCAAGTTATTTAAAAACCATAATTCAGACGCAAGATTTACCCCGTGATGAAATTGGTTTGTTAGAACAAGTATTTGCAATACACGAAGCGGGAGTGATATCAGAACCGTATATATCTATCTTACATCAACTCCGCCAAACCCACCAACTAGGAGTTGTTTCTAATATTTGGTCTACAAGCGAATTGTACAGGAAAGAATTTGAACGAGTGGGAATCGCTCATTTATTTGATGCGATCGTCTTCTCTTCAGACTATGGCTGTATTAAACCGTCACCTCGTTTGTTTGAGAAAGCTGTTGAATTGTTAGCGGTTGAGCCATCAAAAATTGTTTTTGTTGGTGATAGCCTCAAGTATGATATAGCTGGAGCACAAGCCGTAGGTCTATCAACTGTTTGGATTAATCGTTATAGTAAGGATTTGAATGAGAGTTCCGTATGTCCCGATTTCACGATCGAACATTTACAAGAGTTACTTGAAAACCATTGGAGACAGACTTGA
- a CDS encoding VOC family protein, giving the protein MTSPAEKEDAMLFFYSQVLGLTKIPKPPEIKAFGGAWYSLGETQIHISLEKNPSNETSRRHICYQVYNLNAFEEHLRGYGIEILPDGNPIPECRRFFLRDPAGNRIEIAEFLNQ; this is encoded by the coding sequence GTGACATCTCCTGCTGAAAAGGAAGATGCTATGTTATTTTTCTACAGCCAAGTTTTGGGTCTAACGAAAATTCCAAAACCTCCAGAAATCAAAGCATTTGGAGGTGCATGGTACTCTTTAGGAGAGACTCAGATTCATATCAGTCTGGAGAAGAACCCCAGTAATGAGACATCTCGGAGACATATCTGTTACCAAGTTTATAATTTAAATGCTTTTGAGGAACATCTTAGAGGCTATGGGATAGAAATTCTTCCGGATGGCAATCCAATTCCAGAGTGTCGGCGGTTTTTCCTACGCGATCCGGCGGGAAATCGCATAGAGATAGCAGAGTTTCTCAATCAATGA
- a CDS encoding dienelactone hydrolase family protein, whose product MTTTEIRTTHVRVPNEGLQIDAYLAEPTREGTYAAVIVIQEIFGVNIHIREVTERLAKEGYVAIAPALFQRVAPGFEAAYTPEDIQVGRKYKEQTKADELISDIQATIAYLRTLPNVKKDAIGSIGFCFGGHVVYLAATLPDIKATASFYGGGIVNSTPGGGTPTIASTPEIKNPIYAFFGTQDKGIPVEHTEQIEAELNKHQIPHQVFRYEAGHGFFCDKRADYNPEAAADAWTHVLDLFQKNLRKAQSVS is encoded by the coding sequence ATCACAACTACAGAAATTCGCACCACTCACGTTAGAGTCCCCAACGAGGGTTTACAAATAGACGCCTATCTAGCTGAGCCAACTCGTGAAGGAACATACGCTGCTGTCATTGTGATTCAAGAAATCTTTGGGGTCAACATTCACATTCGAGAAGTGACCGAGCGATTGGCAAAAGAAGGATATGTAGCGATCGCACCCGCTCTTTTCCAACGCGTCGCCCCTGGTTTTGAGGCTGCATATACCCCAGAAGACATTCAGGTCGGGAGAAAGTACAAGGAGCAAACCAAAGCAGACGAATTGATAAGCGATATTCAAGCCACCATCGCTTATTTAAGAACTTTGCCAAATGTTAAGAAAGATGCCATTGGCTCCATAGGTTTCTGCTTTGGCGGTCACGTTGTTTACTTGGCTGCAACACTTCCAGATATCAAAGCTACGGCTTCTTTTTATGGCGGTGGGATCGTAAACTCCACTCCTGGCGGTGGGACTCCAACTATCGCGAGTACTCCTGAGATTAAGAATCCTATATACGCTTTCTTTGGTACTCAAGACAAAGGAATTCCAGTAGAGCATACCGAGCAAATCGAAGCCGAACTTAACAAACACCAAATTCCGCATCAGGTTTTTCGTTATGAAGCAGGACACGGCTTCTTCTGTGATAAGAGAGCTGATTACAACCCCGAAGCCGCAGCCGATGCTTGGACACACGTTCTTGATCTGTTCCAAAAAAACCTTCGGAAAGCTCAATCTGTCAGTTGA
- a CDS encoding 2-phosphosulfolactate phosphatase, whose protein sequence is MIYDQAEFDLRSEWGAKGVSQLAPISDVIVIVDILSFSTSVEIATNNGAIIYPYQWRDDSAVDYARSVQAELSKGRLAKEGYSLSPASLMQIPTGTKLVVPSPNGSSLTLLTGKTPTIAGSLRNFKAVAQFAQSYGRRIAIIPAGEKWDDGTLRPAFEDLIGAGAILSALAGSLSPEAETAVVTFQKFQHDLRSYLKKCSSGKELIEKGFELDVELAAELNVSNCVPLLAENAYVNVNA, encoded by the coding sequence ATGATTTACGACCAAGCGGAATTTGACTTACGCTCTGAGTGGGGCGCAAAAGGAGTGTCTCAACTAGCTCCCATCAGTGATGTTATTGTTATAGTCGATATCCTCTCATTTTCAACCTCTGTAGAAATCGCCACCAACAATGGTGCAATTATTTATCCATACCAATGGAGAGATGATTCTGCAGTTGATTATGCACGGTCTGTACAAGCAGAATTGTCAAAAGGTCGTTTAGCCAAAGAAGGTTATTCGCTTTCTCCTGCATCTTTAATGCAAATTCCTACAGGAACTAAATTAGTTGTACCGTCTCCCAACGGTTCTTCTCTAACATTGCTGACTGGGAAGACTCCCACCATAGCCGGTTCCTTGCGAAACTTTAAAGCTGTAGCCCAATTTGCTCAAAGCTATGGACGCCGGATTGCAATAATTCCCGCAGGTGAAAAGTGGGATGATGGGACACTGCGACCAGCATTTGAAGATTTGATTGGTGCTGGAGCAATTCTAAGCGCGTTAGCAGGGAGTTTATCACCGGAAGCAGAAACTGCTGTAGTCACATTTCAAAAATTTCAGCACGATTTGCGATCGTATTTGAAAAAATGCAGTTCTGGAAAGGAATTAATTGAAAAAGGATTTGAGTTGGACGTTGAGTTAGCAGCAGAATTAAATGTTAGCAACTGTGTACCTTTGCTTGCTGAAAATGCTTATGTAAATGTAAATGCTTAG
- a CDS encoding YdhR family protein codes for MSVNKVFIYAEYQVSIPFTDIDWGHTNIEMKKFPGLKSKTWLSGINTNTVGGFYEFDSIENAQNYINSLLIPFAKQVNGNLTVKIFDGDITKEASIGMSSPFYLEDFQ; via the coding sequence ATGTCTGTAAATAAAGTATTTATATACGCCGAGTATCAAGTCTCTATTCCCTTCACTGACATTGACTGGGGTCACACTAATATAGAAATGAAAAAATTTCCCGGATTAAAATCAAAAACTTGGTTAAGTGGTATAAACACTAACACTGTTGGTGGGTTTTATGAATTTGACTCTATCGAAAATGCACAAAATTACATCAATAGCTTGTTAATTCCATTTGCAAAACAAGTTAATGGAAATTTGACTGTAAAAATTTTTGATGGTGATATTACTAAAGAAGCCAGTATAGGTATGAGTTCCCCTTTCTATTTAGAAGACTTTCAATAA